One genomic region from Rosa rugosa chromosome 1, drRosRugo1.1, whole genome shotgun sequence encodes:
- the LOC133726773 gene encoding uncharacterized protein LOC133726773, producing MGSPAAKKVLLTCNGDEISSNIALQLAQRGCRLVLMGKESSLRSVAEKIRGSLEGVVSIEVVGVDMEEEREGVFDEAVDKACEILGNLDAFVHCYAYEGEMQEHLQLSEDEFKKIMKINFMSAWFLVKAAGRRMRDHKSGGSIILLTSIVGAERGLYRGAAAYGACSAALQQLVRSSALEIGKYKIRVNAIARGLHVEDEFPMSVGIDRAKKLVKDAVPLERWLDVKNDIASTVIYLVSDGSRYMTGTTIFVDGAQSLVRPRMRSYM from the exons ATGGGGAGTCCTGCTGCAAAGAAAGTCCTGCTCACCTGCAATGGGGATGAAATTTCATCCAACATAGCCTTACAATTGGCCCAACGCGGTTGCAG GTTGGTTTTGATGGGCAAAGAGAGCTCTTTGAGGAGTGTTGCAGAGAAAATAAGGGGATCACTGGAAGGTGTGGTGTCTATAGAGGTGGTTGGTGTGGAcatggaggaggagagagaaggagtTTTTGATGAGGCTGTGGATAAGGCTTGTGAAATCTTGGGTAATTTGGATGCCTTTGTGCATTGCTATGCCTATGAAG GAGAGATGCAAGAGCATCTGCAATTATCTGAAGATGAGTTTAAGAAAATAATGAAGATAAATTTCATGTCGGCTTGGTTTCTGGTAAAGGCCGCTGGCAGAAGAATGCGAGATCATAAGTCAGGAGGTTCCATCATATTGTTGACCTCGATTGTTGGAGCTGAAAGAGGGCTTTATAGAGGAGCTGCCGCCTATGGTGCTTGTTCAGCAGCACTGCAGCAGTTAGTAAGG TCATCAGCATTGGAGATTGGAAAATACAAGATCAGGGTCAATGCAATTGCACGTGGTTTGCATGTGGAAGATGAATTTCCCATGTCTGTGGGAATAGATAGAGCAAAGAAGCTGGTGAAGGATGCAGTTCCACTGGAAAGATGGCTTGATGTTAAAAATGATATCGCTTCAACTGTCATATATTTAGTCAGTGATGGTTCAAGGTACATGACTGGCACAACTATATTTGTCGATGGGGCACAGTCTCTCGTGAGGCCTCGGATGCGTTCTTATATGTGA
- the LOC133726776 gene encoding ABC transporter I family member 11, chloroplastic → MASSVLALEPFSGCRPLQPAASITPKSFSSLKFRKSQPVKFKCDYSCFEVRDVSYQPPGTELSLLNAVSFSLPEKSFGLIFGRSGSGKTTLVQLLAGLNKPTSGSIQIQKYGNDGKPIRSPESLSTGRVGIVFQFPERYFVADNVLDEVTFGWPRQKGDLQMKENLARNLHRAINWVGLSGISLDRDPHSLSGGYKRRLALAIQLVQIPDLLILDEPLAGLDWKARADVVKLLQHLKKELTILVVSHDLKELAALVDHSWRMDMGGILKEEPLPI, encoded by the exons ATGGCGAGCTCAGTTTTGGCTTTGGAGCCCTTTTCAGGCTGCAGACCGCTCCAACCGGCTGCCTCAATCACCCCCAAATCATTTTCAAG TTTGAAGTTCCGGAAATCTCAACCTGTGAAATTCAAATGCGATTACTCCTGCTTTGAA GTCAGAGATGTGAGCTACCAACCGCCAGGGACCGAGCTCAGCCTTCTAAATGCTGTTAGTTTTTCGCTTCCGGAGAAGAG CTTTGGCTTGATTTTTGGGAGGAGTGGTAGCGGAAAGACTACTCTTGTGCAG CTGCTTGCAGGGTTAAACAAACCAACTTCAGGTTCAATTCAGATTCAAAAATATGGAAATGATGGCAAGCCGATTCGGTCTCCGGAATCCTTATCCACAGGAAGAGTTGGCATTGTATTTCAGTTTCCAGAGAG GTATTTCGTGGCAGATAATGTGCTTGATGAAGTTACTTTTGGGTGGCCAAGGCAAAAGGGAGATCTTCAAATGAAGGAGAATCTTGCTCGAAACCTCCACAGAGCGATTAATTGG GTTGGTTTAAGTGGGATCTCACTGGATAGAGATCCTCACTCCCTTAGTGGTGGCTACAAACGTCGTCTTGCCTTGGCAATTCAATTG GTACAAATCCCAGATTTATTGATATTGGATGAACCTCTTGCTGGTCTTG ATTGGAAGGCACGTGCAGATGTTGTGAAGCTACTACAGCATCTAAAGAAAGAATTAACCATACTTGTTGTCAGCCATGATCTCAA AGAGTTAGCAGCTTTAGTTGATCATTCTTGGAGGATGGATATGGGTGGCATTCTTAAGGAGGAGCCTCTGCCAATTTAA
- the LOC133726774 gene encoding protein LAZY 1 isoform X4 has product MQLLQWVRQKFQHTSIEPLKDLSIAQPSDDDQDAYTKPTFRYRYGSTFLEPPRKDQKKSFSESEDRREEETSVIVSELFHGFLTIGTLGSETSANEPATPTFATPLENLTEKKTEVTENDLKLINYELERFLEAETREDPSSARDSHVSSITLSGMQMEDSEDEEYCAATVVCPLQGYLLGSSVELPEMRTEAKKEKASLQELFDRTKVTENFERSEEKDPKQKRKSAMDSMKKIIKKLYASSKSSTSTSGHSNDPVSTMKKLGEASDSVSTKKKPHKVLRMFQRRIHPEGSIAEKEFIKSKKYKDKSNSSNIGGCNRNLILMGAENIRLPHESKFKEGTKQCKKYMDWPQYRLNGSDLRRNEEHWIKTDADYLVLEL; this is encoded by the exons ATGCAGTTGTTACAATGGGTGCGCCAAAAATTTCAGCACACTAGCATTGAACCTCTCAAGGATCTCAGTATTG CTCAGCCATCAGATGATGACCAAGATGCCTATACAAAGCCAACCTTCCGTTACAGATATGGATCTACATTCCTAGAGCCACCTAGGAAGGACCAAAAGAAATCTTTTTCTGAATCTGAAGacaggagagaagaagaaacatcTGTTATTGTCTCAGAGCTGTTTCATGGCTTTCTCACCATTGGAACTCTTGGCTCGGAAACAAGTGCCAATGAACCAGCAACACCAACGTTTGCAACACCTTTAGAGAACCTAACTGAGAAAAAGACAGAGGTCACAGAAAATGACTTGAAGCTCATCAACTATGAGCTAGAGAGGTTTCTTGAGGCTGAGACAAGGGAAGATCCATCATCAGCGAGGGACAGTCATGTTAGCAGTATTACACTCAGTGGCATGCAAATGGAGGACTCTGAAGATGAAGAGTACTGTGCAGCAACAGTGGTTTGTCCCCTCCAAGGATATCTGCTTGGGTCCTCAGTTGaattgccagaaatgagaacagaagcaaagaaagaaaaggcATCACTACAAGAGCTGTTTGATAGGACAAAAGTGACTGAAAATTTCGAGAGAAGTGAGGAGAAAGATCCCAAGCAAAAACGTAAATCTGCCATGGATTCCATGAAGAAGATAATAAAAAAACTCTATGCTTCTTCCAAGAGCTCCACTTCTACTAGTGGTCATTCAAATGATCCTGTTTCCACCATGAAGAAACTTGGTGAGGCATCTGATTCTGTTTCAACCAAGAAGAAACCCCATAAG GTATTACGTATGTTTCAAAGAAGGATTCATCCTGAAGGCTCTATAGCTGAAAAAGAATTTATCAAGTCCAAGAAATACAAGGACAAGAGCAACTCCAGTAACATTGGTGGTTGTAATAGGAATCTGATACTCATGGGTGCAGAGAACATAAGGTTACCCCATGAGTCAAAGTTTAAGGAAGGGACCAAACAATGTAAGAAGTACATGGACTGGCCTCAATACAGGCTGAATGGCAGTGATTTGAGAAGAAATGAAGAGCACTGGATCAAAACAGATGCAGACT ACTTGGTGTTGGAGCTGTAG
- the LOC133726774 gene encoding protein LAZY 1 isoform X3 encodes MKLLQWVRQKFQHTSIEPLKDLSIGNPCICLSAQPSDDDQDAYTKPTFRYRYGSTFLEPPRKDQKKSFSESEDRREEETSVIVSELFHGFLTIGTLGSETSANEPATPTFATPLENLTEKKTEVTENDLKLINYELERFLEAETREDPSSARDSHVSSITLSGMQMEDSEDEEYCAATVVCPLQGYLLGSSVELPEMRTEAKKEKASLQELFDRTKVTENFERSEEKDPKQKRKSAMDSMKKIIKKLYASSKSSTSTSGHSNDPVSTMKKLGEASDSVSTKKKPHKVLRMFQRRIHPEGSIAEKEFIKSKKYKDKSNSSNIGGCNRNLILMGAENIRLPHESKFKEGTKQCKKYMDWPQYRLNGSDLRRNEEHWIKTDADYLVLEL; translated from the exons ATGAAG TTGTTACAATGGGTGCGCCAAAAATTTCAGCACACTAGCATTGAACCTCTCAAGGATCTCAGTATTG GGAATCCTTGTATCTGCCTTTCAGCTCAGCCATCAGATGATGACCAAGATGCCTATACAAAGCCAACCTTCCGTTACAGATATGGATCTACATTCCTAGAGCCACCTAGGAAGGACCAAAAGAAATCTTTTTCTGAATCTGAAGacaggagagaagaagaaacatcTGTTATTGTCTCAGAGCTGTTTCATGGCTTTCTCACCATTGGAACTCTTGGCTCGGAAACAAGTGCCAATGAACCAGCAACACCAACGTTTGCAACACCTTTAGAGAACCTAACTGAGAAAAAGACAGAGGTCACAGAAAATGACTTGAAGCTCATCAACTATGAGCTAGAGAGGTTTCTTGAGGCTGAGACAAGGGAAGATCCATCATCAGCGAGGGACAGTCATGTTAGCAGTATTACACTCAGTGGCATGCAAATGGAGGACTCTGAAGATGAAGAGTACTGTGCAGCAACAGTGGTTTGTCCCCTCCAAGGATATCTGCTTGGGTCCTCAGTTGaattgccagaaatgagaacagaagcaaagaaagaaaaggcATCACTACAAGAGCTGTTTGATAGGACAAAAGTGACTGAAAATTTCGAGAGAAGTGAGGAGAAAGATCCCAAGCAAAAACGTAAATCTGCCATGGATTCCATGAAGAAGATAATAAAAAAACTCTATGCTTCTTCCAAGAGCTCCACTTCTACTAGTGGTCATTCAAATGATCCTGTTTCCACCATGAAGAAACTTGGTGAGGCATCTGATTCTGTTTCAACCAAGAAGAAACCCCATAAG GTATTACGTATGTTTCAAAGAAGGATTCATCCTGAAGGCTCTATAGCTGAAAAAGAATTTATCAAGTCCAAGAAATACAAGGACAAGAGCAACTCCAGTAACATTGGTGGTTGTAATAGGAATCTGATACTCATGGGTGCAGAGAACATAAGGTTACCCCATGAGTCAAAGTTTAAGGAAGGGACCAAACAATGTAAGAAGTACATGGACTGGCCTCAATACAGGCTGAATGGCAGTGATTTGAGAAGAAATGAAGAGCACTGGATCAAAACAGATGCAGACT ACTTGGTGTTGGAGCTGTAG
- the LOC133726774 gene encoding protein LAZY 1 isoform X2, protein MKLLQWVRQKFQHTSIEPLKDLSIAQPSDDDQDAYTKPTFRYRYGSTFLEPPRKDQKKSFSESEDRREEETSVIVSELFHGFLTIGTLGSETSANEPATPTFATPLENLTEKKTEVTENDLKLINYELERFLEAETREDPSSARDSHVSSITLSGMQMEDSEDEEYCAATVVCPLQGYLLGSSVELPEMRTEAKKEKASLQELFDRTKVTENFERSEEKDPKQKRKSAMDSMKKIIKKLYASSKSSTSTSGHSNDPVSTMKKLGEASDSVSTKKKPHKVLRMFQRRIHPEGSIAEKEFIKSKKYKDKSNSSNIGGCNRNLILMGAENIRLPHESKFKEGTKQCKKYMDWPQYRLNGSDLRRNEEHWIKTDADCKYLFYSIPWQHTWFSSYRYKTPNNKQKT, encoded by the exons ATGAAG TTGTTACAATGGGTGCGCCAAAAATTTCAGCACACTAGCATTGAACCTCTCAAGGATCTCAGTATTG CTCAGCCATCAGATGATGACCAAGATGCCTATACAAAGCCAACCTTCCGTTACAGATATGGATCTACATTCCTAGAGCCACCTAGGAAGGACCAAAAGAAATCTTTTTCTGAATCTGAAGacaggagagaagaagaaacatcTGTTATTGTCTCAGAGCTGTTTCATGGCTTTCTCACCATTGGAACTCTTGGCTCGGAAACAAGTGCCAATGAACCAGCAACACCAACGTTTGCAACACCTTTAGAGAACCTAACTGAGAAAAAGACAGAGGTCACAGAAAATGACTTGAAGCTCATCAACTATGAGCTAGAGAGGTTTCTTGAGGCTGAGACAAGGGAAGATCCATCATCAGCGAGGGACAGTCATGTTAGCAGTATTACACTCAGTGGCATGCAAATGGAGGACTCTGAAGATGAAGAGTACTGTGCAGCAACAGTGGTTTGTCCCCTCCAAGGATATCTGCTTGGGTCCTCAGTTGaattgccagaaatgagaacagaagcaaagaaagaaaaggcATCACTACAAGAGCTGTTTGATAGGACAAAAGTGACTGAAAATTTCGAGAGAAGTGAGGAGAAAGATCCCAAGCAAAAACGTAAATCTGCCATGGATTCCATGAAGAAGATAATAAAAAAACTCTATGCTTCTTCCAAGAGCTCCACTTCTACTAGTGGTCATTCAAATGATCCTGTTTCCACCATGAAGAAACTTGGTGAGGCATCTGATTCTGTTTCAACCAAGAAGAAACCCCATAAG GTATTACGTATGTTTCAAAGAAGGATTCATCCTGAAGGCTCTATAGCTGAAAAAGAATTTATCAAGTCCAAGAAATACAAGGACAAGAGCAACTCCAGTAACATTGGTGGTTGTAATAGGAATCTGATACTCATGGGTGCAGAGAACATAAGGTTACCCCATGAGTCAAAGTTTAAGGAAGGGACCAAACAATGTAAGAAGTACATGGACTGGCCTCAATACAGGCTGAATGGCAGTGATTTGAGAAGAAATGAAGAGCACTGGATCAAAACAGATGCAGACTGTAAGTATCTTTTCTATTCCATACCATGGCAACATACTTGGTTTAGTTCCTACAGGTACAAAACACCTAACAACAAACAGAAAACCTAA
- the LOC133726774 gene encoding protein LAZY 1 isoform X1 — MKLLQWVRQKFQHTSIEPLKDLSIGNPCICLSAQPSDDDQDAYTKPTFRYRYGSTFLEPPRKDQKKSFSESEDRREEETSVIVSELFHGFLTIGTLGSETSANEPATPTFATPLENLTEKKTEVTENDLKLINYELERFLEAETREDPSSARDSHVSSITLSGMQMEDSEDEEYCAATVVCPLQGYLLGSSVELPEMRTEAKKEKASLQELFDRTKVTENFERSEEKDPKQKRKSAMDSMKKIIKKLYASSKSSTSTSGHSNDPVSTMKKLGEASDSVSTKKKPHKVLRMFQRRIHPEGSIAEKEFIKSKKYKDKSNSSNIGGCNRNLILMGAENIRLPHESKFKEGTKQCKKYMDWPQYRLNGSDLRRNEEHWIKTDADCKYLFYSIPWQHTWFSSYRYKTPNNKQKT, encoded by the exons ATGAAG TTGTTACAATGGGTGCGCCAAAAATTTCAGCACACTAGCATTGAACCTCTCAAGGATCTCAGTATTG GGAATCCTTGTATCTGCCTTTCAGCTCAGCCATCAGATGATGACCAAGATGCCTATACAAAGCCAACCTTCCGTTACAGATATGGATCTACATTCCTAGAGCCACCTAGGAAGGACCAAAAGAAATCTTTTTCTGAATCTGAAGacaggagagaagaagaaacatcTGTTATTGTCTCAGAGCTGTTTCATGGCTTTCTCACCATTGGAACTCTTGGCTCGGAAACAAGTGCCAATGAACCAGCAACACCAACGTTTGCAACACCTTTAGAGAACCTAACTGAGAAAAAGACAGAGGTCACAGAAAATGACTTGAAGCTCATCAACTATGAGCTAGAGAGGTTTCTTGAGGCTGAGACAAGGGAAGATCCATCATCAGCGAGGGACAGTCATGTTAGCAGTATTACACTCAGTGGCATGCAAATGGAGGACTCTGAAGATGAAGAGTACTGTGCAGCAACAGTGGTTTGTCCCCTCCAAGGATATCTGCTTGGGTCCTCAGTTGaattgccagaaatgagaacagaagcaaagaaagaaaaggcATCACTACAAGAGCTGTTTGATAGGACAAAAGTGACTGAAAATTTCGAGAGAAGTGAGGAGAAAGATCCCAAGCAAAAACGTAAATCTGCCATGGATTCCATGAAGAAGATAATAAAAAAACTCTATGCTTCTTCCAAGAGCTCCACTTCTACTAGTGGTCATTCAAATGATCCTGTTTCCACCATGAAGAAACTTGGTGAGGCATCTGATTCTGTTTCAACCAAGAAGAAACCCCATAAG GTATTACGTATGTTTCAAAGAAGGATTCATCCTGAAGGCTCTATAGCTGAAAAAGAATTTATCAAGTCCAAGAAATACAAGGACAAGAGCAACTCCAGTAACATTGGTGGTTGTAATAGGAATCTGATACTCATGGGTGCAGAGAACATAAGGTTACCCCATGAGTCAAAGTTTAAGGAAGGGACCAAACAATGTAAGAAGTACATGGACTGGCCTCAATACAGGCTGAATGGCAGTGATTTGAGAAGAAATGAAGAGCACTGGATCAAAACAGATGCAGACTGTAAGTATCTTTTCTATTCCATACCATGGCAACATACTTGGTTTAGTTCCTACAGGTACAAAACACCTAACAACAAACAGAAAACCTAA